The following is a genomic window from Candidatus Desulfatibia profunda.
TGCTAGGTCTCAAGCCTGCCAGCAAATGGGAAGATGCAACCGATCCACTCATGGGTATCACTCCCATGATGGAGTTCTTTGAGCAACACTACGGAAAGAAATACGCACCCAACACCCGTGAAACGGTACGCCGCCAAACAGTTCACCAGTTTATGCAGGCCGCCTTGATTGTCGCTAACCCTGACAAACCCTCAAGACCGATCAATAGCCCCAAAGCAGTCTATCAGGTCGAGCCATCTGTTCTGAAACTGCTTCGAGGTTTTGGGAAACCAGAATGGAAGGGGAATTTGCAGAAGTATCTTCGGACCGTGGATACACTGAAAAAGCTGTATGCACGCGAGAGAGAAATGAGACGACTGCCTGTCAGGCTGGCAAGCGGGCAGGAAATCAGGCTTTCACCTGGCGGCCAGAATGTGCTGGTGAAGAAGATCATGGATGATTTCTGCCCTTTGTTTACACCAGGTGGTTACGTTATTTACGTTGGGGACACTCAGGCAAAATGGGCCTATTTCGATTCAGACGGGCTGGCACTGCTGGGTATCGAAATACAGGAACATGGGAAAATGCCGGATGTCGTGGTGCATCACGCAGAAAAGAACTGGCTGGTTCTTATTGAAGCTGTGACGAGCCACGGGCCAGTAAACCCTAAACGCAGGCAGGAATTGAAGGCATTGTTTTCAGGATCGACCGCTGGTCTGGTTTTT
Proteins encoded in this region:
- a CDS encoding restriction endonuclease produces the protein MKEALSILDDLGVPRQQQNERSALTLLSLLGLKPASKWEDATDPLMGITPMMEFFEQHYGKKYAPNTRETVRRQTVHQFMQAALIVANPDKPSRPINSPKAVYQVEPSVLKLLRGFGKPEWKGNLQKYLRTVDTLKKLYAREREMRRLPVRLASGQEIRLSPGGQNVLVKKIMDDFCPLFTPGGYVIYVGDTQAKWAYFDSDGLALLGIEIQEHGKMPDVVVHHAEKNWLVLIEAVTSHGPVNPKRRQELKALFSGSTAGLVFVTAFLDRKAMLKYLNDISWETEVWIAESPTHLIHFNGERFLGPYEE